A genomic stretch from Gopherus evgoodei ecotype Sinaloan lineage unplaced genomic scaffold, rGopEvg1_v1.p scaffold_47_arrow_ctg1, whole genome shotgun sequence includes:
- the LOC115642905 gene encoding zinc finger protein 585A-like yields MAAGSAAQERLGSKRHVFQSAQRSGKRRLDIPDVAVRSRMGTLLVFQALVLFEDVAVYFSPEEWAALAEWQRELYREVMMENYELIASLGSAGPKPEMICKMERGEEPHAAAPQGERDRGHLDAPSTAGWDRRVKEELSAEGYNEPWVPHTSLAGGAEGFVLEYPALWCEVKQRDLAGDAPQQSPEWEGRDGTFLGGTLAMIHPVSEGPLICCECGKSFDDEASLSVHQRLHPSAGPHECQACGKSFRHRRNLLTHKKRRGKSRHTCTECGKSFCLKGDLLRHRAGHAGEGGHACSLCGESFRHKRNLLAHSKEHVGDTPHRCSECGQSFGDLASLAQHEAAHREERPFVCARCDRSFSWKESLMIHQRSHPQERSHKCADCGRSFSRSGNLLMHQRVHTGERPYACPECDRTFCNKANLMAHRKLHRRFKPYACAQCGRSFSFKTKLLLHQRAHGGEHSCPRADYGSQDAAGAEPFVSPPAAADRAGEVPQSAAIGEPGAGSQRPSPAGRSAEQRSAAVPFARRGDGDFSDFGHQGVVSHEGLNKARDDRQRPGSPPVSRLAITTLMLQRKEIYKEMERAEQQLANSEFIDVHLSPCKRHRSRDVHGEGGRGRSRGAGKGGRGRKELERAEHSTVVGMGRERHWGAHSPGLLGPQCVGSSNPHTANMPLVLTAWPEPVEEPCLWLKADAAWNWVLDHSCHTLGDPGGPERDSSFPWAGSGGLDVESPAQMERGDRLRVGDRRERRERGTPDAYGTGSADLRPQVFIKMEQEEELCMRGPPEQRERGILHAPGTGAGWPDVKHEIVVKVEPDDESYVGYPQGLGDRDLPGYPSTGIKAEIVVKTEPEDDAYGECAQHYGEGDGPNDPFCDANPEIIVKVEPDDESAIGYPQDLSEGRIPGYPSPAGDGSRGASEREHPGEEPEDVKPNRALLMRGLEAASSGLLRTEPSINHWKVQHSPGKITALQRNVVAPEGPQTNPEPKGKVPTAPTSNPSQKSLSASGRGGAVATSTEPMKRPRAHAAERPFTCTECGKSFQHRGNLITHLRVHTGEKPFTCTECGKSFSQKGDLMRHQRIHTGEKPFECNVCGKSFCSKQTFILHQRIHTGEKPFSCTECGKCFNRKANFITHQKIHRGERPFVCAECGKGFCAKKTFILHQKIHIGDRPFGCSECGKSFSRNGDLTRHQRIHTGERPFACADCGKCFSHNGELIKHQRIHTGEKPFSCTECGKSFNRKGTLITHQRIHTGERPFVCAECGKTFNLKTTLMKHKRIHTGERPFTCVECGKSFKYKGNLRTHHLTHTVERVYPCTECGKIFSHKKELTMHQAVHTEERLLSCYGDGESFNPFLQMHPLLLSVPQAKCLWKP; encoded by the exons ATGGCCGCTGGGAGCGCTGCGCAG GAGCGACTGGGAAGCAAACGCCATGTTTTTCAGTCTGCCCAGAGATCAGGGAAGAGGAGACTTGATATTCCTGATGTAGCTGTAAG GTCCCGAATGGGGACCCTTCTTGTGTTTCAGGCCCTGGTGTTGTTCGAGGACGTGGCGGTCTATTTCTCCCCGGAGGAGTGGGCGGCGTTAGCCGAATGGCAGCGGGAGCTGTACCGGGAGGTGATGATGGAGAATTATGAGCTCATAGCCTCGCTGG GTTCTGCAGGCCCCAAACCGGAaatgatctgtaaaatggagcgAGGGGAAGAACCACATGCCGCAGCTCCCcagggagagagggacagaggacacCTGGATGCCCCCAGCACAG CTGGCTGGGACAGGCGTGTCAAGGAGGAGCTGTCTGCAGAGGGCTACAACGAGCCGTGGGTGCCACACACGTCGCTGGCCGGGGGAGCCGAGGGGTTTGTGCTGGAATATCCTGCCCTGTGGTGCGAGGTGAAGCAGAGGGACCTGGCGGGAGACGCCCCCCAGCAATCGCcggagtgggaggggagggacgGCACGTTCCTGGGCGGCACGCTGGCCATGATCCACCCGGTGAGCGAGGGCCCCCTCAtctgctgtgagtgcgggaagaGCTTTGATGATGAGGCCTCGCTGAGCGTCCACCAGCGCCTGCACCCGAGCGCCGGGCCCCACGAGTGCCAGGCCTGCGGGAAGAGCTTCCGCCACCGCCGCAACCTCTTGACCCACAAGAAGCGGCGGGGGAAGAGCCGGCACACCTGCaccgagtgcgggaaaagcttctgCCTGAAGGGCGACCTGCTGCGGCACCGGGCAGGGCACGCGGGCGAGGGCGGCCACGCCTGCAGCCTGTGCGGGGAGAGCTTCCGCCACAAGAGGAACCTGCTGGCCCACAGCAAGGAGCACGTCGGGGACACGCCCCACCGGTGCTCGGAGTGCGGGCAGAGCTTCGGCGACCTGGCCAGCCTGGCCCAGCACGAGGCGGCGCACCGCGAGGAGAGGCCCTTCGTCTGCGCCCGCTGCGACCGCAGCTTCAGCTGGAAGGAGAGCCTGATGATCCACCAGCGCAGCCACCCGCAGGAGCGCTCGCACAAGTGTGCCGACTGCGGCCGCAGCTTCAGCCGCAGCGGCAACCTGCTCATGCACCAGCGGGtgcacaccggggagcggccctacGCCTGCCCTGAGTGCGACCGCACCTTCTGCAACAAGGCCAACCTCATGGCCCACCGCAAGCTGCACCGGCGCTTCAAACCCTACGCCTGCGCCCAGTGTGGAAGGAGCTTCAGCTTCAAGACCAAGCTGCTGCTCCACCAGCGGGCCCACGGGGGCGAGCA CTCGTGTCCACGCGCGGACTACGGCTCCCAGGATGCAGCGGGCGCGGAGCCCTTTGTCTCTCCCCCTGCAGCGGCCGATCGGGCTGGAGAAGTTCCCCAGTCGGCGGCCATAGGGGAGCCGGGCGCGGGCAGCCAGCGCCCCTCGCCAGCCGGGCGCAGCGCAGAGCAGCGCAGCGCAGCGG TGCCGTTTGCCCGGCGTGGAGACGGTGACTTCTCCGACTTTGGCCATCAAGGGGTCGTCTCACACGAGGGTTTAAACAAGGCCAGAGACGATCGCCAA CGCCCTGGCTCACCACCAGTGTCCCGTCTAGCCATCACcaccctgatgcttcagaggaaggagatttacAAAGAAATGGAGCGGGCGGAACAACAACTGGCAAACTCCGAATTCATAGATGTGCATCTCTCCCCATGCAAACGACACCGCAGCCGTGACGTCCACGGGGAGGGAG GAAGAGGGAGATCGCGTGGTGCCGGGaaggggggcagaggaaggaaggagctaGAGAGGGCTGAGCACAGCACAGTTGTGGGCATGGGCAGGGAGAGACACTGGGGAGCACACAGCCCTGGGTTACTGGGACCCCAATGCGTGGGGAGTTCAAATCCTCACACTGCAAACATGCCCCTCGTCCTCACTGCCTGGCCTGAACCCGTGGAGGAGCCGTGTCTCTGGTTAAAGGCAGATGCTGCCTGGAATTGGGTTCTGGATCATTCCTGCCACACCCTGGGTGACCCGGGAGGCCCAGAGCGTGACTCGTCTTTCCCTTGGGCAGGCTCTGGTGGCCTCGACGTGGAAAGCCCAGCTCAGATGGAGCGAGGGGACAGGCTGCGTGTGGGCGAtcgcagggagaggagagagaggggaacgCCTGACGCCTATGGCACAG GTTCTGCTGACCTCAGACCCCAGGTGTTTATTAAaatggagcaggaagaggagctGTGCATGAGGGGGcccccagagcagagagagagaggaattctcCATGCCCCTGGCACAG gcgcAGGCTGGCCTGACGTGAAGCATGAGATTGTGGTGAAAGTGGAGCCAGATGACGAGTCATATGTGGGGTATCCCCAAGGCCTAGGGGACCGAGACCTCCCCGGCTACCCCAGCACTG GTATCAAAGCAGAGATCGTGGTCAAAACGGAGCCCGAGGACGACGCCTACGGCGAGTGTGCCCAGCATTACGGTGAAGGAGACGGTCCCAACGACCCCTTCT GTGACGCAAACCCAGAGATTATCGTGAAAGTGGAGCCAGACGATGAGTCGGCCATTGGCTATCCTCAGGACCTGAGCGAAGGCAGAATTCCTGGCTACCCCAGCCCAG cAGGCGATGGGAGCAGGGGTGCCAGCGAGCGGGAGCACCCTGGAGAGGAGCCGGAGGATGTGAAACCGAACAGGGCTTTGCTGATGAGAGGCTTAGAGGCTGCTTCCTCGGGCTTGCTCAGGACAGAACCCAGCATTAATCACTGGAAAGTGCAACACAGCCCGGGAAAGATCACGGCGCTCCAGAGAAATGTGGTGGCTCCGGAGGGGCCGCAGACAAACCCTGAGCCCAAGGGAAAGGTGCCAACGGCCCCGACAAGCAACCCCAGCCAGAAATCCCTTTCGGCCTCTGGCCGTGGGGGGGCCGTGGCCACCAGCACCGAGCCGATGAAGCGCCCGCGAGCCCACGCTGCCGAGCGGCCGTTCACGTGCACCGAATGCGGGAAGAGCTTCCAGCACCGGGGAAACCTCATCACGCACCTGCGGGTGCACACGGGCGAGAAGCCCTTCACCTGCACCGAGTGTGGCAAGAGCTTCAGCCAGAAGGGCGACCTGATGCggcaccagcgcatccacacgGGCGAGAAGCCGTTCGAATGCAACGTGTGCGGAAAGAGCTTCTGCTCCAAGCAGACCTTCATCCtgcaccagcgcatccacaccgGGGAGAAGCCCTTCTCCTGCACCGAGTGCGGCAAGTGCTTCAACCGCAAGGCCAACTTCATCACCCACCAGAAGATCCACCGCGGGGAGCGCCCCTTTGTCTGCGCCGAGTGTGGCAAGGGCTTCTGTGCCAAGAAGACCTTCATCCTGCACCAGAAGATCCACATCGGGGACCGGCCCTTCGGCTGCTCCGAGTGCGGCAAGAGCTTCAGCCGCAATGGGGATCTGACCCggcaccagcgcatccacaccggggagcggcccttTGCCTGCGCCGACTGCGGCAAGTGCTTCAGCCACAACGGGGAGCTGATCAagcaccagcgcatccacacgGGGGAGAAGCCCTTCTCCTGCACCGAGTGTGGCAAGAGCTTCAACCGCAAGGGCACCCTCATCACccaccagcgcatccacaccgGGGAGCGCCCCTTCGTGTGTGCCGAGTGCGGCAAGACCTTCAACCTGAAGACCACGCTGATGAAGCACAAGCGGATCCACACGGGGGAGCGGCCCTTCACCTGCGTGGAGTGCGGCAAGAGCTTCAAATACAAGGGCAACCTGCGGACGCACCACCTCACCCACACGGTGGAGCGGGTCTACCCCTGCACCGAGTGCGGGAAGATCTTTAGCCACAAGAAGGAGCTGACGATGCACCAGGCCGTCCACACGGAGGAGAGACTCTTGTCCTGCTACGGAGACGGGGAGTCGTTCAACCCCTTCCTCCAGATGCACCCGCTCCTACTGTCGGTGCCCCAAGCCAAGTGCCTCTGGAAGCCTTAA